The Psychrobacter sp. LV10R520-6 genome includes a region encoding these proteins:
- a CDS encoding putative RNA methyltransferase, which yields MLVSLFICPICQSPLQPAADTWHCDGSLHPKQTCHPFDVARQGYVNLLPVQQKKSKNPGDSQDSIAARQRFLAGGYYQPLQTLICQQMEQLLAQDKTATNDDEHDKNDRPEIRWLDIGCGEGYYTQAMAQIGTEVSVGIDELIAADISKPALIELAKASKAVNRLWYQQDVEEVKDSIKTAAIYPLVTSAAHLPLRAHSMIGISSIFSPILPEAFANVLQEGGYLVIAKPDMGHLTTVREALFDSVREHDSEKFLPTLAPYFTLIDTYHISSQLSLSAEALADLLTMTPYAYRARAESRQALLASAETEPFVTEAKFVVYVLQKTADK from the coding sequence ATGCTTGTGTCCTTATTTATTTGTCCTATTTGTCAGTCGCCACTACAGCCAGCAGCGGATACTTGGCACTGTGATGGTAGCTTGCACCCTAAGCAAACCTGCCATCCGTTTGATGTGGCGCGGCAAGGCTATGTCAATCTATTGCCCGTACAACAAAAGAAATCTAAAAACCCCGGCGACAGTCAGGACTCTATCGCAGCGCGGCAACGGTTTTTGGCGGGGGGATATTATCAACCGTTGCAAACGCTTATTTGTCAGCAAATGGAGCAATTATTGGCGCAAGATAAAACAGCAACTAATGATGATGAACATGATAAAAACGATAGGCCCGAAATACGCTGGCTAGATATTGGTTGCGGAGAAGGGTATTACACCCAAGCAATGGCGCAAATTGGCACAGAAGTAAGCGTGGGCATTGATGAATTAATAGCTGCTGATATTAGTAAGCCGGCGCTGATTGAGCTGGCTAAAGCTAGCAAGGCTGTAAATCGTTTGTGGTATCAGCAAGACGTTGAGGAAGTAAAAGACTCAATTAAGACGGCTGCCATTTACCCGCTGGTGACCAGTGCAGCGCATTTACCACTACGCGCGCATAGCATGATCGGTATCAGCAGTATTTTTAGTCCAATTTTGCCGGAAGCATTTGCTAATGTCTTACAAGAGGGTGGCTATTTAGTCATTGCTAAGCCGGACATGGGACATTTAACAACTGTACGCGAGGCGTTATTTGATAGCGTGCGTGAGCATGATTCTGAGAAATTTTTACCTACTTTAGCGCCGTATTTTACGCTAATAGACACGTATCATATTAGCTCCCAGTTGAGCTTGTCAGCCGAGGCGTTAGCTGATTTATTAACTATGACGCCTTATGCTTATCGCGCTCGTGCTGAGAGTCGGCAAGCACTGCTAGCAAGTGCTGAGACTGAGCCGTTTGTGACTGAGGCAAAATTCGTAGTTTATGTTTTGCAAAAAACGGCTGATAAATAG
- the mraY gene encoding phospho-N-acetylmuramoyl-pentapeptide-transferase: MLVWLFEWLGQYYTPFSAVSSLTLRALLAVITALVFSMFLGGRVIRHLRALRYGQAIRSDGPQSHLVKTGTPTMGGVLILSAIGVSTLLWARLGNPYVWILLIVMIIFGAVGWADDWLKIKYKDPKGLIARKKYFWLSMGALFVGISLYYIATLQPDINTTREMQDLLLPIFKDWMIPFSAVPFGIGFIIFTYFVINGASNAVNLTDGLDGLAILPVVLVAAGLGAMAYVSGDVRFAEYLHVPYIAYNSEVIIVCGAMVGAGLGFLWFNAHPAQVFMGDVGALALGAMLGTIAVMTRQEIAFAIMGGLFVAEAVSVMLQVGSYKLRKKRVFRMAPLHHHFEEIGWKETQVVVRFWIIAIILVILGLMTLKLR, from the coding sequence GTGTTAGTTTGGTTGTTTGAATGGTTGGGTCAGTACTATACGCCGTTTTCTGCGGTTTCTTCGTTGACGTTACGGGCGTTACTGGCGGTCATTACTGCGCTTGTTTTTAGTATGTTTTTAGGCGGGCGGGTCATTCGACATTTGCGCGCGCTTAGATACGGACAGGCTATTCGCAGTGATGGCCCACAATCGCATCTTGTCAAAACGGGCACGCCTACTATGGGCGGGGTGTTAATTCTAAGCGCTATCGGGGTATCGACCTTACTGTGGGCACGGCTTGGTAATCCCTACGTTTGGATTCTGCTCATTGTGATGATTATCTTTGGTGCAGTAGGTTGGGCAGATGATTGGCTAAAGATTAAATACAAAGATCCTAAAGGATTAATCGCCCGAAAAAAGTACTTTTGGCTATCAATGGGTGCATTATTCGTAGGGATATCTTTATATTATATCGCCACCCTACAGCCTGATATCAATACTACCCGCGAGATGCAGGATTTATTACTGCCCATCTTTAAAGACTGGATGATTCCATTCTCGGCAGTCCCTTTTGGTATCGGTTTTATTATCTTTACCTATTTTGTGATTAATGGCGCCTCCAATGCGGTCAACTTAACCGATGGTTTAGATGGCTTGGCTATTTTACCTGTGGTCTTGGTAGCGGCAGGTTTGGGCGCAATGGCTTATGTGTCGGGTGACGTAAGATTTGCTGAATATTTGCATGTGCCTTATATTGCTTATAATTCTGAGGTGATTATTGTTTGCGGCGCTATGGTTGGCGCCGGTCTCGGGTTCTTATGGTTTAATGCTCATCCCGCCCAAGTATTTATGGGCGATGTCGGGGCATTGGCACTAGGCGCGATGCTCGGTACTATTGCGGTAATGACCCGCCAAGAGATTGCTTTTGCCATTATGGGTGGGCTGTTTGTCGCTGAAGCGGTATCGGTCATGCTACAAGTAGGCTCGTATAAGCTACGTAAAAAACGCGTCTTTCGTATGGCACCGCTACATCATCATTTTGAAGAGATTGGTTGGAAAGAAACCCAAGTGGTCGTGAGATTTTGGATTATTGCCATCATACTGGTGATACTGGGGCTGATGACGCTAAAACTGCGTTAA
- a CDS encoding UDP-N-acetylmuramoyl-tripeptide--D-alanyl-D-alanine ligase has protein sequence MTADNNNTIQSQGLYVWQADNLLAATAALDGHWQLPEGQTDKDNGVTSNRIATDTRTVKTGDIFLALSGDNFDGHDYINIAAAQGAIAAIVSRPISTAIGNQIPQLVVSDTRLALGQLAAYRRKQHKDLTVIAITGSSGKTTCKEMLGSIFGRLAPTLITRGNLNNDLGVPMMLLELSDHHRYAILELGANHIGEIAYTTEIVRPDVACILNIGTAHLGEFGSREGICQTKAEIYHTLNDTQFAIVPDKDDFTNQLRRIAETHTPHVIGFGNTEVSASHLDVEPERSEFKLHIGTDVHNINLPLAGEHNVNNALAAAACAYALDINIEDIVIGLENARPAKGRLNSQMLGLHRLIDDTYNANPHSVRAAAKVLAAQTGIQVMVLGDIAELGDAAVSEHQSLGRTIAGTGIDALLCVGEHATYSVAGANEIGGITAHAFEDKDSLLQYLQSYLQAQQAQPCTVLFKGSRSMEMETLIDALVKE, from the coding sequence ATGACAGCTGACAACAATAACACCATTCAGTCGCAAGGACTTTACGTCTGGCAAGCTGATAATTTGCTGGCGGCGACTGCGGCACTAGATGGACATTGGCAGCTACCCGAAGGACAGACAGATAAAGATAACGGCGTTACTAGCAATCGTATCGCTACCGATACCCGCACTGTCAAAACGGGCGATATCTTTTTGGCATTGAGTGGAGATAACTTCGATGGACACGATTATATCAATATCGCTGCTGCCCAAGGCGCAATAGCGGCTATCGTATCACGTCCGATTTCGACGGCTATTGGCAACCAAATCCCGCAATTAGTCGTTAGTGATACCCGCTTGGCATTAGGACAACTGGCCGCTTATCGTCGTAAGCAGCATAAAGATTTGACCGTTATTGCTATCACTGGTTCTAGTGGTAAGACCACTTGTAAAGAAATGCTTGGCAGTATCTTTGGGCGTTTAGCACCAACGCTCATCACTCGGGGCAACCTAAATAATGATTTAGGCGTGCCGATGATGCTCCTTGAGCTGTCCGACCATCATCGTTATGCCATATTAGAGCTGGGGGCCAACCATATCGGCGAGATTGCCTATACCACTGAGATTGTCCGCCCTGATGTGGCCTGTATTCTAAATATCGGTACGGCACATTTAGGAGAGTTTGGTAGCCGCGAGGGTATTTGTCAGACTAAGGCGGAAATTTACCATACCTTAAATGATACCCAATTTGCGATTGTTCCTGATAAAGATGATTTTACCAATCAGTTGCGCCGGATTGCTGAAACCCACACGCCGCACGTGATTGGGTTTGGTAACACCGAGGTGAGTGCCAGCCACCTTGACGTTGAGCCTGAGCGCAGTGAGTTTAAACTACATATTGGCACCGATGTCCATAATATTAATTTACCGCTGGCAGGCGAGCACAATGTGAATAACGCCCTTGCTGCTGCTGCTTGTGCTTATGCATTGGATATTAATATTGAAGATATTGTCATTGGACTTGAAAATGCGCGTCCGGCGAAAGGCCGTTTAAACAGCCAAATGCTGGGGTTACATCGTCTTATCGATGACACTTATAATGCCAATCCACACTCGGTACGGGCAGCAGCCAAAGTATTGGCGGCGCAAACGGGTATTCAAGTGATGGTATTGGGTGACATTGCGGAGTTAGGCGATGCCGCTGTGAGCGAACACCAAAGTTTAGGCCGCACTATTGCTGGTACTGGCATTGATGCACTGCTTTGTGTTGGCGAGCATGCCACCTATAGTGTGGCGGGCGCGAATGAGATTGGTGGTATCACGGCCCATGCTTTTGAGGATAAAGACAGTTTATTACAGTATTTACAGTCGTATTTGCAGGCGCAGCAAGCACAGCCTTGTACCGTGTTGTTCAAAGGCTCTCGTTCCATGGAAATGGAAACACTTATTGATGCGTTAGTAAAGGAGTAG
- a CDS encoding UDP-N-acetylmuramoyl-L-alanyl-D-glutamate--2,6-diaminopimelate ligase yields MTTPASSPSSVTVTLQQLIEANASNPRLQQPLVAMIQAVGNPNSVESIPFQQFHLDSRQVAANDVFILLKSQTPNCQKSRDYLLQATEKAAFILSEIDPIALLTPANVPPNANIQLSDTQINDDRLATNNQSSAQQQLASLPCPVLYVANIRDFLGDLIQAYLQYKQPATLPTVVAVTGTNGKTTISQLVAQLVQLVGMSSAIMGTAGNGKLGALIQASHTTGDALAVQQFLYQMGEEGADLLALEASSHGLDQQRLQGMPVTVAVYTNLSRDHLDYHADMAEYVAAKAKLFDKKYFPTLTHAIINSDDEHAQIMLDTAHASGLIVWTYSLDAMSDATFIASTIEPSLQGVEIDLRSTFDTELDDKKRSDINIVSPLLGRFNVANLLAAIAATVALGISLERIAAVVPQLQGANGRMQRVPSTEGCFIVDYAHTPDALVQVLDSLRTHCHGKLWAVFGCGGDRDAGKRPLMAQAGLSGADQVILTADNPRTEDPSIILKDMQAGMSAEQYQRTHIEPARQKAIEYAVAHANPDDIVVIAGKGHETYQEINGVRHDFDDSVILKQALQQALQQAL; encoded by the coding sequence ATGACCACGCCCGCCTCATCGCCAAGCAGCGTTACTGTTACCTTGCAGCAGCTTATTGAAGCCAACGCCAGTAACCCTAGGCTACAGCAGCCATTGGTAGCGATGATACAGGCAGTAGGCAATCCAAATTCGGTCGAAAGTATCCCCTTTCAGCAATTTCATTTAGACAGTCGCCAAGTCGCTGCTAATGATGTATTTATATTGTTAAAAAGTCAGACACCAAACTGTCAAAAAAGTCGCGATTATTTATTACAGGCCACTGAAAAAGCCGCTTTTATCTTGTCAGAAATCGATCCTATAGCGCTGCTTACCCCAGCTAACGTTCCGCCAAATGCTAACATTCAGCTTAGCGATACTCAAATTAACGATGATCGGCTTGCCACTAACAACCAGTCTTCAGCGCAGCAGCAACTCGCATCTCTGCCTTGTCCGGTATTATACGTGGCCAATATCCGGGACTTTTTAGGTGACTTAATCCAAGCGTATTTGCAATATAAGCAGCCGGCTACTTTACCAACAGTGGTGGCAGTTACGGGCACTAACGGAAAAACGACCATCAGCCAACTGGTAGCACAATTAGTGCAATTAGTAGGGATGAGCAGCGCGATTATGGGGACGGCGGGCAATGGTAAATTGGGTGCGCTGATTCAGGCCAGCCATACTACTGGTGATGCGTTAGCGGTACAGCAGTTTTTATATCAAATGGGTGAAGAAGGCGCAGATTTACTGGCGCTTGAAGCCAGCTCGCACGGACTGGATCAGCAGCGCTTGCAAGGCATGCCAGTCACCGTCGCTGTTTATACCAATCTGAGCCGTGATCACCTGGATTATCATGCCGATATGGCAGAATATGTTGCCGCCAAAGCCAAGCTATTTGACAAAAAATACTTTCCAACTTTGACTCACGCTATTATTAACAGTGATGATGAGCATGCGCAAATAATGCTCGATACCGCGCACGCCAGCGGCTTAATCGTATGGACGTATAGTTTAGATGCGATGTCAGACGCGACTTTTATAGCGTCCACTATTGAGCCCAGCTTACAAGGCGTGGAGATTGATCTACGTAGTACCTTTGATACTGAGCTTGATGATAAGAAGCGTAGCGATATTAATATTGTCAGCCCGCTACTTGGTCGTTTTAATGTGGCAAATCTATTGGCAGCGATTGCGGCAACGGTGGCGTTAGGGATAAGTCTTGAGCGCATTGCAGCAGTGGTGCCGCAGCTACAAGGTGCCAACGGGCGTATGCAGCGAGTACCGTCAACAGAGGGTTGTTTTATCGTTGATTATGCTCATACTCCTGATGCTTTGGTGCAAGTACTTGACAGTCTTAGAACGCATTGTCACGGCAAGCTATGGGCAGTGTTTGGTTGCGGCGGAGATCGCGATGCAGGAAAGCGGCCATTAATGGCGCAGGCAGGATTATCAGGTGCGGATCAAGTCATATTAACGGCGGACAATCCGCGCACCGAAGATCCGAGTATCATTTTAAAAGACATGCAAGCGGGCATGAGCGCTGAGCAATATCAGCGTACCCATATTGAGCCGGCTCGCCAAAAGGCGATTGAATATGCGGTTGCTCATGCCAATCCTGATGATATTGTGGTTATCGCTGGCAAGGGGCACGAAACCTACCAAGAAATTAATGGCGTGCGTCATGACTTTGATGACAGCGTTATCTTGAAACAGGCGCTACAACAAGCCTTGCAGCAGGCTCTATAA
- a CDS encoding peptidoglycan D,D-transpeptidase FtsI family protein: protein MSDKKPSSTNDKSSAKNTNKKPASGKVIKPLRRASTAKSAQADSQSATAKNTKSNSSKADSSKNSPKKRSTTLFGRLKKSEKQGAYTSVKNRKKIAFNRASGASSRGGFENDKNRFRTVWGVAIIMLALLISRAYYVQVANAQFYQDKGDELITSVRTQKSYRGMITDRNKLPLAVSAPLATVSFSPHDYAREYYELKRVKLTNPESPQLQARMQKRLNNMDLITLAAAANIAVTELQKATALDDSIDVTDEEAVKAALPSGAGSHYLPLLNKVTPEIAQSVSSLDFPGVYEKNFFQRYYPQPQPNSQLLGFMGQNANDPEGGYEGRAGIERQYEKALAGDDGKVLVLKDAKQNSLKEIKQLEPEIAGQDVALTIDSRLQYLLYKELEKAGRLQQARWATGMVVDVQTGEVLALSTWPSFNSNNLNEMTGENQRNRAVLDVFEPGSVMKPFTVAAALESGKYTSTSLIDTNPGSIRVRGYTIRDHDNLGIINLATLLQKSSNVAATKIALSLPPDAITNMQKQFGFGTKTPLQFPGEGSGLVVTPKEKETARRATVSYGYGIQVTLAQVAQAYSALAAGGIMHPLSLIKNDKVLPSKRIMAQEQAMSIVQMLEAVTEQGGTAKAAAIDGYRVAGKTGTSRRINPDGGYHTDQYRNIFVGMAPASNPKLVGVILIEDPRGQIYAGLTAAPVFHNVMKEALRLYNVPLDKPLQTEEE from the coding sequence ATGAGTGATAAAAAGCCCAGCTCAACTAACGACAAAAGCTCAGCAAAAAACACTAACAAAAAACCAGCCAGTGGTAAGGTAATTAAACCTTTACGCCGCGCTAGCACTGCTAAGTCTGCTCAAGCAGATAGTCAGTCTGCTACTGCTAAAAATACAAAATCTAATTCCTCAAAAGCTGATTCTTCAAAAAACAGTCCAAAAAAACGCTCTACTACGCTGTTTGGTCGCCTAAAAAAGAGCGAGAAACAAGGCGCGTATACCAGTGTCAAAAACCGTAAAAAAATCGCTTTTAATAGAGCTTCTGGTGCCTCATCGCGCGGCGGCTTTGAAAATGATAAAAACCGTTTCCGTACCGTTTGGGGCGTTGCCATCATTATGTTGGCGCTCCTGATATCGCGCGCTTATTATGTACAAGTGGCCAATGCTCAGTTCTATCAGGATAAGGGTGACGAGCTGATCACCAGCGTGCGTACGCAAAAGTCTTATCGCGGTATGATTACCGATCGCAATAAGCTGCCACTAGCGGTCAGTGCACCGTTAGCAACCGTGTCTTTTAGCCCGCATGATTATGCGCGTGAATATTATGAACTTAAACGGGTCAAGCTCACCAATCCTGAAAGCCCGCAGCTGCAAGCGCGCATGCAAAAGCGCCTTAATAATATGGATTTGATCACGCTCGCGGCAGCAGCCAATATAGCGGTGACTGAATTACAAAAAGCCACCGCTCTCGATGACAGTATCGATGTCACCGATGAAGAAGCGGTAAAAGCGGCGTTGCCATCGGGTGCAGGTTCCCATTATCTACCGCTACTTAATAAAGTTACCCCTGAGATTGCTCAAAGTGTCAGCTCGCTGGACTTCCCAGGCGTATATGAAAAGAACTTCTTTCAACGCTACTATCCGCAGCCGCAGCCTAACTCGCAGTTGTTGGGTTTTATGGGACAAAATGCTAATGATCCTGAGGGCGGCTACGAAGGGCGTGCCGGTATTGAGCGCCAATATGAAAAAGCGCTGGCCGGTGACGATGGTAAAGTTTTGGTATTAAAAGATGCCAAGCAAAACAGCTTAAAAGAAATCAAACAGCTTGAGCCGGAAATAGCCGGACAAGACGTGGCGCTAACTATTGACTCACGCTTACAGTATTTACTCTATAAAGAGTTGGAAAAAGCAGGGCGTCTGCAACAAGCACGCTGGGCCACGGGGATGGTAGTGGATGTGCAAACGGGCGAGGTGCTGGCGTTATCCACATGGCCGTCTTTTAACTCTAATAATCTCAATGAGATGACGGGTGAAAACCAGCGTAATCGCGCAGTACTTGATGTCTTTGAGCCCGGTTCGGTAATGAAGCCCTTTACCGTTGCCGCTGCCTTAGAATCAGGTAAATACACCTCGACATCTTTGATTGATACCAATCCTGGCTCTATTCGCGTCAGAGGCTACACTATCCGCGACCATGATAATCTAGGGATAATTAATCTTGCAACGCTACTGCAAAAATCAAGTAACGTCGCCGCTACTAAAATTGCACTATCCTTACCGCCTGATGCGATTACCAATATGCAAAAGCAATTTGGCTTTGGGACAAAAACCCCACTACAGTTCCCGGGTGAGGGCAGTGGCTTAGTGGTTACTCCTAAAGAAAAAGAGACCGCACGGCGGGCGACTGTCAGTTATGGTTATGGTATACAAGTGACGCTTGCACAGGTGGCACAGGCTTATTCGGCACTGGCAGCCGGCGGGATAATGCACCCATTAAGCTTGATCAAGAACGACAAAGTATTGCCAAGTAAGCGGATTATGGCACAGGAACAAGCGATGTCGATCGTACAAATGTTAGAGGCAGTCACCGAGCAAGGTGGAACGGCTAAAGCGGCGGCTATTGATGGTTATCGCGTGGCTGGTAAAACTGGGACGTCACGCCGGATTAACCCCGACGGTGGCTATCATACCGATCAGTATCGCAACATCTTTGTTGGTATGGCGCCAGCGTCCAACCCAAAATTAGTGGGTGTCATCTTAATTGAAGATCCACGCGGACAGATTTATGCGGGGCTGACCGCAGCACCCGTATTTCATAATGTTATGAAAGAGGCGTTACGTTTATATAACGTGCCTTTAGATAAGCCATTACAGACCGAAGAAGAGTAG
- a CDS encoding cell division protein FtsL → MAISDQAANRRNSGSTNTTDVGELFARRFGVVSIYVVVLLLLAAAIVWSGVKTAEGVQQYHQDYKTLQDMKKQERKLQVEHQRLLIEQQTFSATPQIASRAVAELSMYTPTLKDKLIIQPGVAIAEPEAFSTNSSATETSATDSAVMEAGR, encoded by the coding sequence ATGGCAATATCTGACCAAGCTGCAAACCGTCGCAACAGTGGATCGACCAATACTACCGATGTCGGAGAATTATTCGCCCGGCGTTTTGGGGTGGTGAGTATTTATGTGGTGGTGTTATTACTACTAGCAGCCGCCATTGTGTGGAGCGGAGTCAAAACTGCCGAAGGCGTTCAACAATATCATCAGGACTATAAAACCTTACAAGATATGAAAAAACAAGAACGCAAGCTGCAAGTTGAGCACCAACGTCTTTTGATTGAGCAGCAAACCTTTAGTGCCACCCCGCAGATAGCCAGCCGCGCGGTCGCTGAGCTAAGTATGTATACGCCCACTCTTAAAGATAAGCTAATTATTCAGCCGGGTGTGGCCATAGCTGAACCTGAGGCCTTTTCAACTAATAGCTCGGCAACTGAGACTTCTGCAACTGACTCCGCAGTAATGGAGGCCGGACGATGA
- the rsmH gene encoding 16S rRNA (cytosine(1402)-N(4))-methyltransferase RsmH, translating into MDNSSIQDPTTPDELSFVHDAVLLPEAIAAVLGVKSLPENDPDGQNSLQASGVYVDATFGRGGHSRLLLSQLADDAQLIVIDKDPTAITVAHELASKDSRVHVIHDSFANLTDSLAAMGITQVDGLMADLGVSSPQIDDGSRGFSFMRDGAIDMRMDTTRGQSVAEWLEQVDDETLANVLYEFGEERHSRRIARAIKEMSRYTSTLELAEVIKVAHPNWQRGKHPATQSFQAMRIFINNELGDVDSFLEQSLPIIKAGGQLAVISFHSLEDRRIKQFLQRHSKGQYPEDEQSPMPPNRPRYFSKPKRIGPSKAEVAGNPRSRSAWLRTATRTDTEYQPASH; encoded by the coding sequence ATGGATAATTCATCTATTCAAGACCCTACCACGCCCGACGAATTAAGCTTCGTGCATGATGCGGTATTATTACCAGAAGCGATTGCCGCAGTGCTAGGCGTCAAATCGTTACCAGAAAATGACCCAGATGGTCAAAATAGCCTGCAAGCTAGCGGTGTCTATGTCGATGCAACCTTTGGGCGCGGCGGTCATAGCCGATTGTTATTATCACAGTTGGCTGATGATGCACAGCTTATCGTTATCGATAAAGACCCAACGGCCATTACCGTTGCCCACGAGTTGGCAAGCAAAGACAGCCGCGTGCATGTTATTCATGATAGCTTTGCCAATTTAACCGACAGCTTAGCGGCGATGGGTATCACGCAAGTGGATGGGCTAATGGCGGATTTGGGCGTTTCCTCGCCGCAGATTGACGATGGCAGTCGCGGTTTTAGCTTTATGCGTGATGGCGCGATAGACATGCGCATGGATACCACTCGCGGTCAATCCGTTGCTGAATGGCTTGAGCAGGTCGATGATGAAACCTTAGCCAATGTATTATACGAATTTGGTGAGGAGCGTCACAGTCGCCGGATTGCGCGGGCGATTAAAGAGATGAGCCGTTATACTTCTACCTTAGAGCTGGCAGAAGTTATTAAGGTTGCGCATCCTAATTGGCAAAGAGGCAAGCACCCTGCCACTCAAAGTTTCCAAGCCATGCGTATTTTTATTAATAATGAGCTTGGTGATGTTGATAGCTTTTTAGAGCAAAGCCTTCCTATTATTAAAGCTGGCGGGCAGCTGGCCGTGATTAGCTTTCATTCGTTAGAGGATCGGCGTATTAAGCAATTTCTGCAACGCCATAGTAAAGGTCAATATCCTGAAGATGAGCAATCACCGATGCCACCGAACCGTCCGCGTTACTTTAGTAAGCCCAAACGCATTGGCCCCAGTAAAGCGGAAGTAGCGGGCAACCCGCGCTCGCGTAGTGCGTGGTTACGGACCGCAACTCGTACGGATACAGAGTATCAACCAGCCTCTCATTAA
- the gltX gene encoding glutamate--tRNA ligase, with protein MTPTTASANNSTHNTRPVRTRIAPSPTGFPHVGTAYIALFNLAFAKAHGGEFILRIEDTDQVRSTEQSEQMILDALRWVGLDWAEGPDVGGPHAPYRQSERADIYKNHAQQLLDSDHAFRCFCTSEELDAMRAEQMANGESPRYDGRYANLSREESDKMVADGMPYVIRMRVPSEGVCRVEDMLRGTVEIPWAQVDMQVLLKTDGLPTYHLANVVDDHLMKISHVLRGEEWLNSAPKHQLLYEYFGWEMPVLCHMPLLRNPDKSKLSKRKNPTSITYYRDAGVLPEALLNYLGRMGYSMPDEAEQFTLEEMIASFDIQRVSLGGPIFDIEKLNWLNAEWLRALTPEELKNKILAWANDSDKLTAMAAAIQPRIELLSDAVNWGAFYFQNLPNVTAESFTHKSLTPEQIMEMLQLTIWQLEALPTWSEENIYATIKGLSAELDIKMRDFIAPFFIAIAGSTSSTPVMNSMAIIGADMTLIRLRHGVNVLGGLGKKKLKKLEKQAADLPDFLAADDDENR; from the coding sequence ATGACTCCAACCACAGCTTCTGCTAATAATAGTACCCACAATACCCGTCCTGTACGTACTCGAATTGCCCCCTCGCCTACTGGTTTCCCTCATGTGGGCACTGCTTATATCGCGCTATTTAATTTAGCTTTTGCCAAAGCGCATGGCGGCGAATTTATTTTACGCATCGAAGACACCGACCAAGTCCGATCTACTGAGCAATCTGAACAAATGATTTTGGATGCACTACGCTGGGTAGGCCTTGATTGGGCGGAAGGTCCTGACGTCGGTGGCCCACATGCCCCGTATCGTCAAAGTGAACGCGCTGATATTTATAAAAATCATGCACAGCAGCTATTAGATAGCGATCATGCGTTTCGCTGTTTTTGTACCAGCGAGGAGCTAGACGCCATGCGCGCTGAGCAAATGGCCAATGGCGAAAGCCCTCGTTATGATGGCCGCTATGCTAATTTGTCACGTGAAGAATCCGATAAAATGGTCGCCGATGGCATGCCGTATGTGATTCGTATGCGCGTACCCTCTGAAGGCGTTTGCCGTGTTGAAGACATGCTACGCGGAACAGTTGAGATTCCTTGGGCGCAAGTTGATATGCAAGTATTGCTCAAAACTGATGGCTTGCCGACTTATCACCTTGCCAACGTCGTCGATGACCATTTAATGAAAATCAGCCACGTATTGCGCGGTGAAGAATGGCTCAACTCTGCACCCAAACATCAATTGCTCTATGAATATTTTGGCTGGGAAATGCCAGTGCTGTGCCACATGCCCCTACTACGTAACCCTGATAAATCCAAACTGTCTAAACGTAAAAATCCTACCTCTATCACTTACTACCGTGATGCTGGCGTGTTACCTGAAGCCTTACTCAACTATTTAGGTCGTATGGGTTATTCTATGCCTGATGAGGCCGAACAGTTTACTTTAGAAGAAATGATCGCCAGTTTTGATATTCAGCGGGTCTCCCTAGGCGGCCCTATCTTTGATATTGAAAAGCTGAACTGGCTGAATGCGGAATGGTTACGTGCTTTGACGCCAGAAGAGCTGAAAAATAAAATTCTTGCATGGGCAAATGATAGCGATAAATTGACCGCTATGGCTGCAGCCATTCAACCACGTATTGAGCTACTCTCCGATGCAGTTAATTGGGGAGCCTTTTATTTCCAAAACCTACCCAATGTCACGGCTGAAAGCTTTACTCATAAATCGCTGACTCCTGAACAAATTATGGAAATGTTGCAACTGACTATTTGGCAGCTTGAAGCGCTACCCACTTGGTCTGAAGAAAACATCTATGCGACTATAAAAGGTCTCTCTGCTGAACTCGATATCAAAATGCGCGACTTTATTGCGCCCTTCTTTATCGCTATTGCAGGTAGCACGTCATCGACGCCAGTGATGAACTCTATGGCTATTATTGGTGCGGATATGACGCTTATACGTCTGCGTCATGGTGTTAACGTGCTTGGCGGCTTGGGTAAAAAGAAGCTTAAAAAATTAGAGAAACAAGCGGCTGACTTGCCAGACTTTTTAGCTGCTGATGATGATGAGAACCGTTAA